The window GCCATGAAGGAGATGGGAACTCCAGAAGTGCGCATTGATACCACGCTCAACAAAGCTGTCTGGGCCAAAGCAATAAGGAATGTCCCATACCGAATCCGTGTGCGGCTGTCCAGAAAACGTAATGAGGATGAAGATTCACCTAATAAGCTCTATACTTTGGTTTCCTATGTACCTGTTAACACTTTCAAAAATCTACAGACAGTCAATGTGGATGAGAACTAATCGCTGATCGTCAAATACATCAAATAAAgttgtaaaattgaaaaaaaaatgtggtgtacatatttacaatgaaatactatttagtcataaaaaagaatgaaatcatatcttcTGTTGCAACGTGGATGGAAccagaggccattatcttaagtgaagcaactcagaaacaagtgggagctaaataatgtgttcacatggacatagagtgtggaatgatagaAAGTAGAGACTCAGAAGAGTAGGAGGCCAAAAGGGGGAAGGATGATTAAaaattgcttaatgggtacaatgtacattattggTGACATCACCACTGAAcaaatatacacatgtaacaaaactgcacgtatGCCCATTAAATTTACACACATAAAAAATGTATTCcagataaataaaagtaaatgcatAACTAGACACATTATgaggaaataacaaaacacagagatgTTGTTAAAATCTACCAGGGAGAAAATAGAGACTACAATTAAACTTATTATTACCAGTAGAtgccagaagaaataaaattatgtctttaaaattcTTAGGGAAATACCTATCTATCCAGAATTTTATTTCTAGCTAAAGCACATTCAAGGATGAAggtagaataaatacattttcccaCAGACCcttcctaaaaacaaacaaacaaacataaaaataatttttataataaggaAATGGAAACACACCCAGAAGcaagaaagagataaaagaaaaaggcatttataaattgattttttaaactagTAATTTAACTACTTACTGTTAAAATaactatttgtgtgtgtatgagtttCACCTCAAAAGAGGTGAAAGTAAAAATCTAGGCAATAAtaagtatacagaaaaaaagtGCCAATGAATTCTAAAATCCCTGTTCTATTCATACaaggaaataaattgaaaatttgtTGGAAAATTTTAATTCTTGAACATGATTCTTAAAAAATGAAGGGTAGctacaaataacagaaataaaattcatagcATTTGGATGAgtagagggaaaaaatgaaatatataaatttaaaaatccaaggaAAGGTAGAAAGGGGGACAAAGTGTagtgaagagaaacaaaatattctgATAAAAATAAGTTCAGAAATAGCAATtattacaataaatgtaaatgccTAATAACAGAGACATAAGATTGAATGATAAAATCCAATTATATGCACCTTATGCAAATcacttctaaaacaaaacaacttagAAAAATCCGAAGATTAAAATTACTACCTGAAAGAAAGCTGAAGTAGCaacattaatattattaatattagatGGAATATATTTTAAGGTAAAAGTAATTGAACAAGAAACATTACATAAAAACAACTGGGATGCTTCAAAGAATATCTAAATCATGAACATCtatgcataaaatatataaaacaacaaatacatattttcacaTATACATTACCATAATAGCACatttaaatacttttctttcagTAATTGATAGATAATGAGTAGGACTACAGAAGATTTGAATAAGGTAAGTAGGTAATTTGATTACAAACAAATATACCTAAGCTatgtatctatataaatatacatttagatacatatatttatatttatatgaattatatatgtgtgtagataCACTGCACCTAACAAATAGAATGTAGACATACTGCTGCTCCAGTACAAATGGAACATTTCCATATATTCATAATCTACTAAGCCACAAAGGAAGTCCCATCAATTTCAAGGAATCAAATTTATACAGACTGTAATCTCTAATTACAATGCAATTAAATTAGGAAACAATAGTaaaagattgatttttaaaatatctacacACATATTATGCTGAGCCAAACACACAATAACAAAGAACTCATAGCCAAACAGCCACATAAAAACAGTACAAAATTTATGAGAATCATCCAAAATATTTTAGGTAAATCTTAGCCTTCAGTTTATTCCTTAACAAGAAATACTTATGTAA of the Chlorocebus sabaeus isolate Y175 chromosome 3, mChlSab1.0.hap1, whole genome shotgun sequence genome contains:
- the LOC103214600 gene encoding large ribosomal subunit protein eL31-like; amino-acid sequence: MWCTAFQLGPGRMAPAKKGGEKKKGRSAINEVVTREYTINIHKRIHGVGFKKPAPPALKEIRKFAMKEMGTPEVRIDTTLNKAVWAKAIRNVPYRIRVRLSRKRNEDEDSPNKLYTLVSYVPVNTFKNLQTVNVDEN